A window of Thunnus thynnus chromosome 17, fThuThy2.1, whole genome shotgun sequence contains these coding sequences:
- the spsb3a gene encoding SPRY domain-containing SOCS box protein 3a isoform X1 produces the protein MSRRSRNSRAWRYVWGGIRRDADARELVLASESEDWNRLEYSDSDSDAEFSMMIPPVPSAVPVTGESYCGCDSRAETSYNPRLRGFHQVKDCHCGEDDQEFDWVWDANSRSTATLLSCDNRKVNFHSEYSCGTAAIRGSKELAEGQHFWEIKMTSPVYGTDMMVGIGTSDVNLDKYRHSFCSLLGKDSDSWGLSYTGLLHHKGDKMNYSSRFGQGSIIGVHLDTWHGTLTFFKNRKCIGVAATELQNKRFYPMACSTAAKSSMKVIRSCSAPTSLLYLCCARLRQLLPDCIDTLDVLPLPPGLRHLLHNKLGWVLSLNSGTTEDAPDGPERPSCLPVPPLAGPSSSESDSEGCTSDPEACQRKRCRWT, from the exons ATGTCCAGGCGAAGCAGGAATAGTCGTGCATGGCGATATGTTTGGGGTGGAATACGGCGTGATGCTGATGCCCGGGAACTTGTGTTGGCGTCTGAGAGTGAAGATTGGAACCGCCTAGAG TACAGTGATTCGGACTCAGACGCCGAGTTTTCAATGATGATCCCTCCAGTGCCCAGCGCAGTGCCTGTCACCGGAGAGTCCTACTGTGGCTGCGACTCCCGGGCTGAGACTAGCTACAACCCTCGTCTGCGAGGTTTTCACCAAGTTAAAGACTGCCACTGTGGAGAAGATGACCAAG AGTTTGACTGGGTTTGGGATGCCAACAGCCGATCGACAGCAACGTTATTGAGCTGCGACAATCGCAAAGTCAACTTCCACTCTGAATACAGCTGTGGTACAGCTGCAATCCGTGGCTCTAAGGAGCTGGCTGAAGGGCAGCACTTCTGGGAAATCAAGATGACTTCCCCGGTGTACGGAACAGACATG ATGGTTGGTATTGGTACATCTGATGTCAACCTAGACAAATACAGACATTCGTTCTGCAGCCTGCTGGGAAAAGATTCGGACAGCTGGGGTCTTTCTTACACTG GCTTGTTGCATCATAAAGGAGACAAGATGAACTACTCTTCCCGGTTTGGACAGGGGTCCATCATTGGAGTCCATCTGGACACATGGCATGGCACGCTTACTTTCTTCAAGAATCGCAAGTGTATAG GTGTTGCTGCCACAGAGCTACAAAATAAGAGGTTTTATCCGATGGCGTGCTCCACAGCAGCGAAGAGCAGCATGAAGGTGATCAGGTCCTGCTCTGCACCCACCTCCCTGCTCTATCTTTGCTGTGCTCGCCTTCGCCAGCTGCTGCCGGACTGTATAGACACCCTGGACGTGTTACCACTGCCACCGGGCCTTCGTCACTTGCTCCACAACAAACTGGGTTGGGTGCTCAGTCTCAACAGCGGCACCACAGAGGATGCACCAGACGGGCCTGAGCGCCCGTCATGCTTGCCTGTCCCACCGTTGGCTGGACCGTCCTCCTCTGAGAGCGACTCAGAGGGTTGTACGTCTGACCCTGAAGCCTGCCAGAGGAAGAG
- the spsb3a gene encoding SPRY domain-containing SOCS box protein 3a isoform X2, translating into MMIPPVPSAVPVTGESYCGCDSRAETSYNPRLRGFHQVKDCHCGEDDQEFDWVWDANSRSTATLLSCDNRKVNFHSEYSCGTAAIRGSKELAEGQHFWEIKMTSPVYGTDMMVGIGTSDVNLDKYRHSFCSLLGKDSDSWGLSYTGLLHHKGDKMNYSSRFGQGSIIGVHLDTWHGTLTFFKNRKCIGVAATELQNKRFYPMACSTAAKSSMKVIRSCSAPTSLLYLCCARLRQLLPDCIDTLDVLPLPPGLRHLLHNKLGWVLSLNSGTTEDAPDGPERPSCLPVPPLAGPSSSESDSEGCTSDPEACQRKRCRWT; encoded by the exons ATGATGATCCCTCCAGTGCCCAGCGCAGTGCCTGTCACCGGAGAGTCCTACTGTGGCTGCGACTCCCGGGCTGAGACTAGCTACAACCCTCGTCTGCGAGGTTTTCACCAAGTTAAAGACTGCCACTGTGGAGAAGATGACCAAG AGTTTGACTGGGTTTGGGATGCCAACAGCCGATCGACAGCAACGTTATTGAGCTGCGACAATCGCAAAGTCAACTTCCACTCTGAATACAGCTGTGGTACAGCTGCAATCCGTGGCTCTAAGGAGCTGGCTGAAGGGCAGCACTTCTGGGAAATCAAGATGACTTCCCCGGTGTACGGAACAGACATG ATGGTTGGTATTGGTACATCTGATGTCAACCTAGACAAATACAGACATTCGTTCTGCAGCCTGCTGGGAAAAGATTCGGACAGCTGGGGTCTTTCTTACACTG GCTTGTTGCATCATAAAGGAGACAAGATGAACTACTCTTCCCGGTTTGGACAGGGGTCCATCATTGGAGTCCATCTGGACACATGGCATGGCACGCTTACTTTCTTCAAGAATCGCAAGTGTATAG GTGTTGCTGCCACAGAGCTACAAAATAAGAGGTTTTATCCGATGGCGTGCTCCACAGCAGCGAAGAGCAGCATGAAGGTGATCAGGTCCTGCTCTGCACCCACCTCCCTGCTCTATCTTTGCTGTGCTCGCCTTCGCCAGCTGCTGCCGGACTGTATAGACACCCTGGACGTGTTACCACTGCCACCGGGCCTTCGTCACTTGCTCCACAACAAACTGGGTTGGGTGCTCAGTCTCAACAGCGGCACCACAGAGGATGCACCAGACGGGCCTGAGCGCCCGTCATGCTTGCCTGTCCCACCGTTGGCTGGACCGTCCTCCTCTGAGAGCGACTCAGAGGGTTGTACGTCTGACCCTGAAGCCTGCCAGAGGAAGAG
- the atp6v0ca gene encoding ATPase H+ transporting V0 subunit ca, with protein MSSAEESPEYSPFFAVMGASAAMVFSALGAAYGTAKSGTGIAAMSVMRPELIMKSIIPVVMAGIIAIYGLVVAVLIANNISERVSLYKSFLHLGAGLSVGLSGLAAGFAIGIVGDAGVRGTAQQPRLFVGMILILIFAEVLGLYGLIVALILSTK; from the exons ATGTCTTCTGCTGAGGAGAGCCCCGAGTACTCGCCTTTCTTCGCCGTGATGGGAGCCTCTGCGGCCATGGTCTTCAGCG CATTAGGAGCAGCGTATGGAACGGCGAAGAGCGGCACAGGCATTGCTGCCATGTCTGTGATGCGGCCAGAGCTCATCATGAAGTCCATCATCCCCGTGGTCATGGCCGGTATCATCGCCATCTACGGGCTGGTGGTGGCTGTGCTGATAGCAAACAACATCTCTGAGAGAGTCTCCCTTTACAA GAGTTTCCTGCATCTCGGTGCTGGTCTGAGCGTGGGCCTGAGTGGTCTGGCAGCTGGGTTCGCCATCGGCATCGTGGGCGACGCAGGCGTGAGAGGCACCGCCCAGCAGCCCCGGCTTTTCGTGGGCAtgatcctgatcctgatctTCGCCGAGGTCCTGGGGCTTTACGGCCTCATCGTGGCCCTCATCCTATCTACAAAATAA